In Agromyces sp. G08B096, a genomic segment contains:
- a CDS encoding TOBE domain-containing protein, translating into MPQFRISEVAGLLGVSDDTVRRWVDAGTLRATTDDTGRLVVDGVDAAHRAVELAEAAADPSGVGRSARNRFVGLVTRVQRDGVMAQVDIQAGPHRVVSLVSAEAVDELGLAPGSLAVAVVKATSVIVETPQGAR; encoded by the coding sequence GTGCCGCAATTCCGGATCTCCGAGGTCGCCGGCCTGCTGGGCGTGAGCGACGACACCGTTCGCCGCTGGGTCGACGCGGGCACCCTGCGGGCCACTACCGACGACACCGGTCGCCTCGTCGTCGACGGCGTGGATGCCGCGCATCGCGCCGTCGAGCTCGCCGAGGCCGCCGCCGACCCGTCGGGGGTCGGGCGCAGCGCGCGGAACCGGTTCGTCGGGCTCGTGACGCGCGTGCAACGCGACGGCGTCATGGCCCAGGTCGACATCCAGGCAGGCCCGCACCGCGTCGTCTCGCTCGTCTCGGCGGAGGCGGTCGACGAGCTCGGGCTCGCGCCGGGCTCCCTGGCGGTGGCGGTCGTGAAGGCGACGTCCGTGATCGTCGAGACGCCGCAGGGCGCCCGGTGA
- a CDS encoding ATP-binding cassette domain-containing protein has translation MTGGRGDLRARLRLTRPGFELAIDAAVRPGEVLAVLGPNGAGKSTLLGALAGLVLPDGGEVVLDGRTLTAMGGASGRVHVRPERRGIGLLGQDPRLFPHLTAAENVAFGPRAAGLGRRRSATLAEEWLERVGLADLADRRPAELSGGQRQRAAIARALAADPAVLLLDEPFASLDAEAVPEIRRLLRDRLVETGTSAIIVSHDVLDAVALADRTAIVERGRLVDEGATQEVLAAPRSAFAAALAGLNLVAGEVEGAAIVAEGVRFEGVPSADTMSAGDAAAAVFRPASVILATARPEGTSLRNIWRDRIIAVDALPGGARVRFERPVLAADVTAAAVAELGLAPGLEVWLAVKAAEVRLHPLAGPRR, from the coding sequence GTGACCGGCGGGCGCGGCGACCTCCGCGCCCGGCTCCGGCTCACCCGGCCGGGCTTCGAGCTCGCGATCGACGCCGCGGTACGCCCCGGCGAGGTGCTGGCCGTGCTCGGCCCGAACGGTGCGGGCAAGTCCACGCTGCTCGGGGCGCTCGCGGGGCTGGTCCTGCCCGACGGGGGCGAGGTCGTGCTCGACGGCCGCACCCTGACGGCGATGGGCGGCGCCTCCGGCCGGGTGCACGTCCGGCCGGAACGACGCGGCATCGGGCTGCTCGGCCAGGACCCGAGACTCTTCCCGCACCTCACCGCGGCCGAGAACGTCGCGTTCGGACCCCGGGCCGCCGGGCTCGGCCGGCGCCGTTCGGCCACGCTCGCCGAGGAGTGGCTCGAGCGGGTCGGGCTCGCCGATCTCGCGGACCGCCGTCCGGCGGAGCTCTCGGGCGGACAGCGGCAGCGTGCGGCGATCGCCCGCGCGCTCGCCGCCGATCCCGCGGTGCTGCTCCTCGACGAGCCGTTCGCCTCGCTCGACGCGGAGGCCGTGCCCGAGATCCGCCGCCTGCTCCGCGACCGTCTCGTCGAGACGGGCACCTCGGCGATCATCGTCAGTCACGACGTCCTCGACGCGGTCGCCCTCGCCGACCGCACCGCGATCGTCGAGCGGGGCCGACTGGTCGACGAGGGGGCGACCCAGGAGGTGCTCGCCGCGCCGCGGAGCGCGTTCGCGGCCGCCCTCGCCGGGCTGAACCTCGTCGCCGGGGAGGTCGAGGGGGCCGCGATCGTCGCCGAGGGGGTGCGGTTCGAGGGGGTGCCGTCGGCCGACACGATGTCGGCGGGGGATGCCGCGGCCGCCGTGTTCCGCCCAGCTTCGGTGATCCTCGCTACGGCGCGTCCGGAGGGCACGAGCCTCAGGAACATCTGGCGCGACCGCATCATCGCGGTCGACGCGCTCCCGGGCGGCGCGCGCGTGCGGTTCGAACGGCCCGTGCTCGCCGCGGACGTCACCGCGGCGGCCGTCGCCGAGCTCGGGCTCGCGCCCGGCCTGGAGGTCTGGCTCGCGGTGAAGGCCGCGGAGGTGCGGCTCCATCCCCTCGCCGGACCCCGTCGATAG
- a CDS encoding helicase HerA-like domain-containing protein — MSDDAVQQAKEAAAAAAAAAEALQAQAQEAIRKAEEAAALAQAAAEAQEAADRQSAADRAKDAAAEASVSPDGKPATEASAAPGGTPAGEASGPLDAAQVDAIRAGYAFEGKVLEMGALVNGEPRPEVQVRIPIAMTNRHGLVAGATGTGKTRTLQVLAEQLSAAGVAVFAADIKGDLSGLATPGEGNDKLRARTEGIGQAWEAASFPVEFFSLGGIGKGVPIRATVAGFGPLLLSKVLGLNDTQESSLGLVFHYAENAGLALLDLADLRAVLQYLVSDEGKGELEGLGGLSKATVGVILRELVAFAEAGADAFFGEPEIDTAEFLRVAADGRGTISLLEVPGVADRPALYSTFLMWLLADLFNDLPEVGDLDQPKLVFFFDEAHLLFTGASKDFLAQVVQTVRLIRSKGVGVFFVTQTPKDVPADVLAQLGSRVQHQLRAFTPDDAKALRATVSTYPRSGYDLEEVLTTLGTGEAIVTVMNEKGAPSPVAWTRLRAPQALMSPTPDAAIDEAVAASPLQAKYGTPVDRESAGELLTAKMNAAAEAARAAEEAEAKAKADAEYARQQAAIEKQREKEAKAAQAEYDRLMKRTGSSRSSGSRSRSTRGSSSVLEQVLGSKATRDVLTSVVEGIFGTRRRR, encoded by the coding sequence ATGTCCGACGACGCGGTGCAGCAGGCGAAGGAGGCGGCCGCGGCAGCGGCCGCCGCGGCCGAGGCGCTCCAGGCGCAAGCGCAAGAGGCGATCCGCAAGGCCGAGGAGGCTGCGGCCCTCGCGCAGGCGGCCGCCGAGGCGCAGGAGGCCGCCGACCGGCAGTCGGCCGCCGACCGGGCGAAGGATGCCGCGGCCGAGGCATCCGTCTCACCCGACGGCAAGCCCGCGACCGAGGCATCCGCGGCGCCGGGAGGAACACCGGCGGGCGAGGCATCCGGCCCGCTCGACGCGGCCCAGGTCGACGCGATCCGCGCCGGGTACGCGTTCGAGGGCAAGGTGCTCGAGATGGGCGCGCTCGTGAACGGCGAGCCGCGACCCGAGGTGCAGGTGCGCATCCCGATCGCGATGACGAACCGCCACGGCCTCGTCGCCGGCGCCACCGGAACCGGCAAGACCCGCACGCTCCAGGTGCTCGCCGAGCAGCTCTCGGCCGCGGGCGTCGCCGTCTTCGCGGCCGACATCAAGGGCGACCTGTCCGGGCTCGCCACACCGGGCGAGGGCAACGACAAGCTGCGCGCGCGCACCGAGGGCATCGGCCAGGCCTGGGAGGCGGCCTCCTTCCCGGTCGAGTTCTTCTCGCTCGGCGGCATCGGGAAGGGCGTGCCGATCCGGGCGACCGTCGCCGGCTTCGGTCCGCTGCTGCTCAGCAAAGTGCTCGGTCTGAACGACACCCAGGAGTCGAGCCTCGGCCTCGTGTTCCACTACGCCGAGAACGCCGGGCTCGCCCTCCTCGACCTCGCGGACCTCCGCGCCGTCCTGCAGTACCTGGTGAGCGACGAGGGCAAGGGCGAGCTCGAGGGCCTCGGCGGCCTCAGCAAGGCGACCGTCGGCGTCATCCTCCGCGAGCTCGTCGCGTTCGCCGAGGCCGGCGCCGACGCGTTCTTCGGCGAACCCGAGATCGACACCGCAGAGTTCCTCCGCGTCGCGGCCGACGGCCGCGGCACCATCAGCCTGCTCGAGGTGCCCGGCGTCGCCGACCGTCCCGCGCTGTACTCGACGTTCCTCATGTGGCTGCTCGCCGACCTGTTCAACGACCTCCCCGAGGTCGGCGACCTCGATCAGCCGAAGCTCGTGTTCTTCTTCGACGAGGCGCACCTGCTGTTCACCGGCGCCTCGAAGGACTTCCTCGCCCAGGTCGTGCAGACCGTCCGGCTCATCCGGTCGAAGGGCGTCGGCGTGTTCTTCGTCACCCAGACGCCGAAAGACGTTCCGGCCGACGTGCTCGCCCAGCTCGGCTCCCGCGTGCAGCACCAGCTGCGCGCGTTCACGCCCGACGACGCGAAGGCGCTGCGCGCCACCGTCTCGACCTATCCCAGGTCAGGCTACGACCTCGAAGAGGTGCTCACCACGCTCGGCACCGGCGAGGCCATCGTGACGGTCATGAACGAGAAGGGCGCGCCAAGCCCGGTCGCCTGGACCCGGCTCCGCGCCCCCCAGGCGCTCATGTCTCCGACCCCGGATGCCGCCATCGACGAGGCCGTCGCGGCATCGCCCCTGCAGGCGAAGTACGGCACGCCGGTCGACCGCGAGTCGGCCGGCGAGCTGCTGACGGCGAAGATGAACGCCGCCGCCGAGGCCGCCCGGGCCGCGGAGGAGGCCGAGGCGAAGGCGAAGGCCGACGCGGAGTACGCCAGACAGCAGGCCGCGATCGAGAAGCAGCGCGAGAAAGAGGCGAAGGCCGCGCAGGCCGAGTACGACCGGCTGATGAAGCGCACCGGGTCGTCGCGGTCCTCGGGCTCGAGGTCGCGGTCGACCCGCGGCTCCTCGTCGGTGCTCGAACAGGTGCTCGGTTCCAAGGCGACCCGCGACGTGCTGACCAGCGTCGTCGAGGGCATCTTCGGCACGAGGCGGCGCCGATGA
- the glp gene encoding gephyrin-like molybdotransferase Glp yields MSARRQHAAGTAAPRSTATAPVPVEAHLAEVLAAVAPLAPVRVPLASALGRVLAAEVVAASPVPAFDNSAMDGYAVRWADVGGAGEQTPARLEVVAEVAAGSGEDPAIGPRQAVRIMTGAPVPSAADTIVPVEHTAAHRSDGAWADVGGPVEVVVAAAEGAHVRRASEDLGVGDVVLRAGRVLTPYRLGAAAAAGVATVEVRPAPRVAVVATGDELVPAGAPTARGQIPDSNSVLLAGVVASAGAEVVAVSHVGDAPEALLAELDRLGREAAPDVVICTGGVSVGAHDVVKAALTGRGVTFRSVAMQPGKPQAVGRLESGALLFGLPGNPVSVAVSFEVFVRPALQAMQGLDAVGAPRAEAEVAEGWRTPPARRQYMPVTFDADGRIRRATAGGSGSHLAGGLAHAEAFAVVGAEVDEVRAGDRLAVMLVGS; encoded by the coding sequence ATGAGCGCGCGGCGCCAGCACGCGGCAGGCACCGCCGCGCCCCGTTCGACCGCGACTGCCCCCGTGCCGGTCGAGGCGCACCTCGCCGAGGTCCTCGCCGCCGTCGCGCCGCTGGCGCCGGTGCGCGTCCCCCTCGCGTCCGCGCTCGGCCGGGTCCTCGCGGCGGAGGTGGTCGCAGCGTCGCCGGTGCCGGCGTTCGACAACTCCGCCATGGACGGCTACGCCGTGCGATGGGCGGACGTCGGCGGCGCCGGCGAGCAGACGCCGGCACGCCTCGAGGTCGTCGCCGAGGTCGCGGCCGGCAGCGGCGAGGACCCGGCGATCGGGCCCCGGCAAGCCGTGCGGATCATGACCGGCGCGCCCGTGCCGAGCGCGGCCGACACCATCGTCCCGGTGGAGCACACCGCGGCCCACCGCTCGGACGGCGCCTGGGCGGACGTCGGCGGCCCGGTCGAGGTCGTCGTGGCCGCGGCTGAGGGCGCCCACGTGCGACGTGCCTCCGAAGACCTCGGCGTCGGCGACGTCGTGCTCCGCGCGGGCCGCGTGCTGACGCCGTACCGGCTTGGGGCGGCGGCCGCCGCGGGCGTCGCGACCGTCGAGGTGCGCCCCGCGCCCAGGGTCGCGGTCGTCGCCACGGGAGACGAGCTCGTGCCGGCCGGTGCGCCGACCGCGCGCGGGCAGATCCCCGATTCGAACTCCGTGCTCCTCGCCGGCGTGGTCGCGAGCGCCGGCGCGGAGGTCGTCGCCGTCTCGCACGTCGGCGACGCCCCGGAGGCGCTGCTCGCCGAGCTCGACCGGCTCGGCCGGGAGGCAGCGCCCGACGTGGTGATCTGCACCGGCGGAGTCTCGGTCGGCGCCCACGACGTCGTGAAGGCCGCGCTCACCGGACGCGGGGTGACGTTCCGGAGCGTCGCGATGCAGCCCGGCAAACCGCAGGCCGTCGGCCGGCTCGAGTCGGGTGCGCTGCTGTTCGGCCTGCCGGGCAACCCGGTGTCGGTCGCGGTCTCCTTCGAGGTCTTCGTGCGGCCGGCCCTGCAGGCGATGCAGGGGCTCGATGCCGTCGGCGCGCCGCGCGCCGAGGCCGAGGTCGCGGAGGGATGGCGCACGCCGCCGGCCCGGCGGCAGTACATGCCGGTGACGTTCGACGCCGACGGCCGGATCCGACGGGCGACGGCGGGCGGTTCCGGCTCGCACCTCGCGGGCGGCCTGGCGCACGCGGAGGCCTTCGCGGTCGTGGGCGCCGAGGTCGACGAGGTTCGCGCGGGCGACCGCCTCGCTGTCATGCTGGTCGGATCATGA
- the modA gene encoding molybdate ABC transporter substrate-binding protein — MGAAILAAAASLALAGCAASSPPTAGAAAPTAVSGEPQPSGELTVYAAASLTAAFEEISAEFEARHPEVDVRPIVSDGSSTLAAQLVEGAPADVFASADEATMDVVVEAGLIDGEPRRFASNTLRVVVPAGNPGGIRTLADLADPDRAVVLCAVEVPCGAAAHRLLDLEGVSVSPASEEQNVQAVLAKVRAGEADAGLVYATDVLSAGGEVEAFAPNRADEVVNHSPVATLADAANPEAAAAFVAFVTGDEGRAILSARGFGAP; from the coding sequence GTGGGCGCCGCGATCCTCGCGGCCGCGGCGAGCCTCGCGCTGGCCGGATGCGCCGCCTCGTCGCCGCCGACCGCCGGCGCCGCCGCCCCCACGGCGGTGAGCGGCGAGCCGCAGCCCTCCGGTGAGCTCACGGTCTACGCGGCGGCCTCGCTCACCGCGGCGTTCGAGGAGATTTCGGCCGAGTTCGAGGCGCGGCATCCCGAGGTCGACGTCCGCCCCATCGTCTCCGACGGCTCGTCGACGCTGGCGGCGCAGCTCGTGGAGGGGGCGCCCGCCGATGTGTTCGCCTCGGCCGACGAGGCCACCATGGACGTCGTCGTCGAGGCCGGCCTCATCGACGGGGAGCCCCGCCGCTTCGCATCGAACACCCTCCGCGTCGTCGTCCCGGCCGGCAACCCCGGCGGCATCCGCACGCTCGCCGACCTCGCCGATCCCGATCGCGCGGTCGTGCTCTGCGCCGTCGAGGTGCCCTGCGGTGCGGCCGCGCACCGCCTGCTCGACCTCGAGGGGGTGTCGGTATCGCCGGCGAGTGAGGAGCAGAACGTCCAGGCGGTGCTCGCGAAGGTCCGGGCCGGAGAAGCCGATGCGGGGCTGGTCTACGCCACCGACGTCCTGAGCGCCGGCGGAGAGGTGGAGGCGTTCGCGCCGAACCGCGCCGACGAGGTCGTGAACCACTCCCCGGTCGCGACGCTCGCGGACGCTGCGAACCCCGAGGCCGCGGCCGCGTTCGTCGCATTCGTGACGGGTGACGAGGGGCGGGCCATCCTGTCGGCGCGCGGGTTCGGGGCGCCATGA
- a CDS encoding ThiF family adenylyltransferase, with product MSLPPLVEPADALPSREAGRTARQRRLPELGELGQLRLANARVLVLGAGGLGAPALTWLAAAGIGTIGIVDDDVVELSNLHRQPLHGVADLGRPKVDSAAEAIAALAPDAVIERHRLRLEPGNAASVLAGYDLVLDGTDTFETRYLVDDTCAELGLPLVWASVLRFDAQLSVFWARPPIGEGVRLRTLFPEPPAPGEVPSCAEAGVLGALCGQVGAMMAQEAVKLITGIGEPLLGRVVVIDALRGRQREIPLRPVGQPAAPVDADAPRTAAEAAAPAGPGAPSASAASSASASDPFDRIDAATLAARLRERAAGRDRFVLVDVREPGEHAEGAIDDAVLLPLGELLRDPAAARDRVAGEASAPLVVHCLAGARAERAALALARVGERVTVVDGGYEAWLAATAGSRA from the coding sequence ATGTCGCTCCCTCCCCTCGTCGAGCCGGCCGACGCCCTGCCATCCCGCGAGGCCGGCCGCACCGCCCGCCAGCGACGCCTGCCCGAGCTCGGCGAGCTCGGCCAGCTCAGGCTCGCGAACGCGCGCGTCCTGGTGCTCGGCGCGGGCGGCCTCGGCGCCCCGGCCCTCACCTGGCTCGCCGCCGCCGGGATCGGCACGATCGGCATCGTCGACGACGACGTCGTCGAGCTCTCCAACCTGCACCGGCAGCCGCTCCACGGCGTCGCCGACCTCGGCCGGCCCAAGGTCGACAGCGCGGCCGAAGCCATCGCCGCGCTCGCCCCCGACGCCGTCATCGAACGGCACCGGCTGCGCCTCGAGCCGGGCAACGCGGCATCCGTGCTCGCCGGCTACGACCTCGTGCTCGACGGCACCGACACCTTCGAGACCCGCTACCTCGTCGACGACACGTGCGCCGAACTCGGCCTGCCGCTCGTGTGGGCGAGCGTGCTGCGCTTCGACGCGCAGCTCTCGGTGTTCTGGGCGCGGCCGCCCATCGGCGAGGGAGTGCGGCTGCGCACCCTGTTCCCCGAGCCGCCGGCCCCGGGCGAGGTGCCCTCCTGCGCGGAGGCGGGCGTGCTCGGCGCACTCTGCGGGCAGGTCGGCGCGATGATGGCGCAGGAGGCCGTGAAGCTCATCACCGGGATCGGCGAACCGCTGCTCGGCCGGGTCGTGGTGATCGACGCGCTGCGCGGCCGCCAGCGCGAGATCCCGCTCCGCCCGGTCGGACAGCCCGCGGCGCCGGTGGACGCGGACGCACCCCGAACGGCGGCCGAGGCGGCAGCGCCGGCCGGGCCGGGCGCGCCGTCCGCGTCGGCGGCGTCGTCGGCGTCGGCATCCGACCCGTTCGACCGCATCGACGCGGCGACTCTCGCCGCGCGCCTGCGCGAGCGGGCCGCCGGCCGCGACCGGTTCGTCCTCGTGGACGTACGCGAGCCCGGCGAGCACGCCGAGGGCGCGATCGACGACGCCGTGCTGCTGCCCCTCGGCGAGCTCCTGCGCGACCCGGCGGCCGCGCGAGACCGGGTGGCCGGCGAGGCGTCCGCACCGCTCGTCGTGCACTGCCTCGCCGGCGCGCGCGCCGAACGCGCCGCGCTCGCACTCGCGCGCGTCGGCGAGCGGGTCACCGTCGTCGACGGCGGCTACGAGGCCTGGCTCGCGGCGACCGCCGGGAGCCGTGCATGA
- a CDS encoding MoaD/ThiS family protein, whose protein sequence is MAIVRYFAGAAEAAGREEERLEASDVAGLRAAMIAAHGEPLARVLGRCSLLVDGRRVEDDDAAIAGDATVDVLPPFAGG, encoded by the coding sequence ATGGCGATCGTGCGGTACTTCGCCGGCGCCGCCGAGGCAGCGGGCCGCGAGGAGGAACGGCTCGAGGCATCCGACGTCGCGGGTCTGCGCGCCGCGATGATCGCTGCACACGGCGAGCCGCTCGCGCGGGTGCTCGGCCGGTGCAGCCTGCTCGTCGACGGCCGCCGCGTGGAGGACGACGACGCGGCGATCGCGGGCGACGCGACCGTGGACGTGCTGCCGCCCTTCGCGGGCGGCTGA
- a CDS encoding NTP transferase domain-containing protein, which yields MVAFDAVVLAGGRGSRLGGVAKAQLAVGGRRLVDRVVAAAAAAGARRVIVAGPAETATPRLERAGLDLRVVADDPPFGGPLAGLAAALPETDAPLLAVLAGDLPFVAGAIGPLLAAATAHPEADGAVLHDVDRAQWLCGVYRRAALAAGLEALGDVRDRPVRALLEPLALIAVPAPAGAALDVDTWPDLARASDLATRIPEPVEGDPNVSDPSPAPLPPEALDDWGAALTSALGLDPADVPVGEVLDLARDAAHGVARPAAPLTAFAVGLAAGRSGDADSALRRARELAAAWRER from the coding sequence ATGGTCGCCTTCGACGCGGTGGTGCTCGCCGGCGGACGCGGGTCGCGTCTCGGCGGCGTCGCGAAGGCGCAGCTCGCCGTCGGCGGGCGACGACTCGTCGACCGCGTCGTCGCGGCAGCCGCCGCCGCCGGAGCGCGCCGGGTGATCGTCGCCGGTCCCGCCGAGACCGCGACGCCCCGGCTCGAGCGGGCGGGGCTCGACCTCCGGGTCGTCGCCGACGACCCGCCGTTCGGAGGCCCGCTCGCCGGGCTCGCCGCCGCACTGCCCGAGACGGATGCCCCGCTCCTCGCCGTGCTCGCGGGCGACCTCCCATTCGTGGCCGGGGCGATCGGTCCGCTCCTCGCCGCGGCCACCGCTCATCCGGAGGCCGACGGCGCCGTGCTCCACGACGTCGACCGCGCGCAGTGGCTCTGCGGCGTCTACCGGCGGGCCGCTCTCGCGGCCGGCCTCGAGGCGCTCGGCGACGTGCGCGACCGTCCGGTGCGGGCGCTGCTCGAACCGCTCGCCCTCATCGCGGTGCCCGCTCCCGCCGGCGCCGCGCTCGACGTCGACACCTGGCCGGACCTCGCCCGGGCGTCCGACCTCGCCACCCGCATCCCCGAGCCCGTCGAAGGAGACCCGAACGTGTCCGACCCGTCCCCCGCCCCCCTGCCGCCCGAAGCCCTCGACGACTGGGGCGCCGCACTCACGAGCGCGCTCGGCCTCGACCCCGCCGACGTGCCCGTCGGCGAGGTGCTCGATCTCGCCCGCGACGCGGCGCACGGCGTGGCCCGCCCGGCGGCGCCGCTCACGGCCTTCGCGGTCGGGCTGGCCGCGGGCCGGTCGGGAGACGCCGATTCCGCGCTCCGCCGCGCCCGCGAGCTCGCCGCCGCCTGGCGGGAGCGCTAA
- a CDS encoding SDR family NAD(P)-dependent oxidoreductase has protein sequence MDLELRGKSAFVSGSTQGIGFAIASALAAEGARVIVNGRSADRVDAAVARLRSEHPEVDSSGLVADFAVADDVHRLVEHLPAVDILVNNVGHFGLADFASITDDDWARSLDVNLMSGVRLSRALLPGMLERGWGRVLFIGSESGVNIPADMVHYGVTKAAMIALGNGLAKLTRGTAVTVNTVLGGPTYSDGVARTVESIADARSAPAEAVKAAIIGQNATTLVERFLDPAEIARLVAYLASPLASATNGAAVRADGGVLTAML, from the coding sequence ATGGACCTGGAGCTGCGGGGCAAGTCCGCGTTCGTCAGCGGATCGACGCAGGGCATCGGCTTCGCCATCGCGAGCGCGCTGGCCGCCGAAGGCGCCCGCGTCATCGTGAACGGCCGCTCGGCCGACCGCGTCGACGCGGCCGTCGCCCGCCTGCGCAGCGAACATCCCGAGGTGGACAGCAGCGGTCTCGTCGCCGACTTCGCCGTCGCCGACGACGTGCACCGCCTCGTCGAGCACCTCCCCGCCGTCGACATCCTCGTCAACAACGTCGGGCATTTCGGGCTCGCCGACTTCGCCTCGATCACCGACGACGACTGGGCCCGCTCCCTCGACGTGAACCTCATGAGCGGAGTCCGCCTGTCCCGCGCCCTGCTGCCGGGCATGCTCGAGCGCGGCTGGGGGCGGGTGCTCTTCATCGGCAGCGAATCCGGCGTCAACATCCCCGCCGACATGGTGCACTACGGCGTGACCAAGGCCGCCATGATCGCCCTCGGCAACGGGCTCGCCAAGCTCACGCGGGGTACCGCGGTCACCGTCAACACCGTGCTCGGCGGACCGACCTACTCCGACGGCGTCGCCCGGACGGTCGAGTCGATCGCCGACGCGCGGTCCGCCCCGGCGGAGGCCGTCAAGGCGGCCATCATCGGGCAGAACGCCACGACCCTCGTCGAACGCTTCCTCGATCCGGCCGAGATCGCGAGGCTCGTCGCCTACCTCGCGAGCCCCCTCGCCTCGGCGACGAACGGCGCCGCCGTCCGCGCGGACGGCGGCGTGCTCACCGCGATGCTGTAG
- the moaC gene encoding cyclic pyranopterin monophosphate synthase MoaC produces MSEAPHSFTHLDASGHARMVDVTAKTPTVRTATAEGFVRCPAAIVAALRDGAVPKGDVLAVARIAGIQAAKRCAELLPLAHVIGVHAASVDLEVVDDGVAVRATVGTADRTGVEMEAFTAVSVAALAVVDMVKGIDKDVSIEGVRLVAKTGGKSGDWLRS; encoded by the coding sequence ATGAGCGAAGCGCCCCACTCCTTCACCCACCTCGACGCGTCGGGCCACGCTCGCATGGTGGACGTCACCGCGAAGACCCCGACCGTGCGGACCGCGACCGCGGAGGGGTTCGTGCGCTGCCCTGCCGCGATCGTCGCCGCGCTCCGCGACGGCGCGGTGCCGAAGGGCGATGTGCTCGCCGTCGCCCGCATCGCCGGCATCCAGGCCGCGAAGCGCTGCGCCGAGCTGCTGCCCCTCGCCCACGTCATCGGCGTGCACGCGGCGTCGGTCGACCTCGAGGTCGTGGACGACGGCGTCGCCGTCCGTGCGACCGTCGGCACCGCCGATCGCACCGGGGTCGAGATGGAGGCGTTCACCGCGGTCTCCGTCGCGGCCCTCGCGGTCGTCGACATGGTGAAGGGCATCGACAAGGACGTCTCGATCGAGGGCGTGCGCCTCGTCGCGAAGACCGGCGGCAAGTCGGGCGACTGGCTGCGGAGCTGA
- a CDS encoding ABC transporter permease, whose translation MTRRVDDAPLRGIPPLLLVPAVAAIAVLVLPLVALVGRVDWSSIVADLTSPAALDALGLSLATGALATLACLVLGVPLALVIARAGPRVAGWLRALVTIPLVLPPMVGGIALLSLLGRTSLVGQVLDAGLGIRLPFTTAAVVLAQTFVALPFLVLAVEGTLRAAGTSYEQVAATLGASRWTAFRRVTLPLVAPGLVAGTVLCFARALGEFGATALFAGNAAGTTRTMPLAIYTAFNGAGVSQGSAVALSLLLFVVAVVILVLVRGWRPGSVS comes from the coding sequence ATGACGCGCCGCGTCGATGACGCGCCGCTCCGCGGCATCCCTCCGCTGCTCCTCGTCCCCGCCGTGGCGGCGATCGCCGTGCTCGTGCTGCCGCTCGTCGCGCTCGTCGGCCGCGTCGACTGGTCGAGCATCGTCGCCGACCTCACCTCGCCCGCGGCGCTCGACGCCCTCGGCCTCTCGCTCGCGACCGGGGCGCTGGCGACGCTCGCGTGCCTCGTGCTCGGCGTGCCGCTTGCCCTCGTCATCGCTCGCGCGGGCCCGCGCGTCGCCGGTTGGCTCCGCGCCCTCGTCACGATCCCGCTCGTCCTGCCGCCCATGGTCGGCGGCATCGCGCTGCTGTCCCTCCTCGGCCGGACGAGCCTCGTCGGCCAGGTGCTCGATGCCGGCCTCGGCATCCGCCTGCCGTTCACGACGGCCGCGGTGGTGCTCGCGCAGACGTTCGTCGCCCTGCCGTTCCTCGTGCTCGCGGTCGAGGGGACCCTGCGGGCGGCGGGCACCTCTTACGAGCAGGTCGCCGCGACCCTCGGCGCGAGCCGGTGGACCGCGTTCCGGCGGGTCACGCTGCCGCTCGTGGCACCCGGACTCGTGGCCGGTACGGTGCTCTGCTTCGCCAGGGCCCTCGGCGAGTTCGGCGCGACGGCCCTGTTCGCGGGCAACGCCGCCGGCACGACGCGCACGATGCCGCTCGCGATCTACACCGCGTTCAACGGCGCCGGGGTGTCGCAGGGGTCGGCGGTGGCGCTGTCGCTCCTGCTGTTCGTCGTGGCCGTGGTGATCCTCGTGCTCGTCCGCGGGTGGCGGCCGGGGAGCGTCTCGTGA
- a CDS encoding MarR family transcriptional regulator, which yields MPPSAEPSGLRPDHLEVWASVATLLERLPAALDAQLQRDSGLTHYEHGLLYALGRAPERTLRMSTLAGYASSTLSRLSKAVSRLERKGLVRREPDPGDRRVTLAVLTDEGHEVLLRSTPAHHALVEELVFAPLTAAQVRQLGEISRRLAQAIDPAETWSPATGGSASG from the coding sequence GTGCCGCCGTCAGCAGAGCCGTCCGGGTTGCGTCCCGATCATCTCGAGGTGTGGGCGTCGGTCGCGACGCTCCTCGAACGCCTGCCCGCGGCCCTCGACGCGCAGCTGCAGCGCGACAGCGGCCTCACCCACTACGAGCACGGCCTCCTGTACGCGCTCGGCCGCGCACCCGAGCGCACCCTGCGGATGAGCACGCTGGCGGGTTACGCGAGCAGCACCCTCTCCCGGCTCTCCAAAGCCGTCTCCCGCCTCGAACGGAAGGGCCTCGTCCGCCGCGAGCCCGACCCCGGCGACCGGCGCGTCACCCTCGCGGTCTTGACCGACGAGGGACACGAGGTCCTCCTGCGGTCCACGCCCGCCCACCACGCGCTGGTCGAGGAACTCGTGTTCGCGCCGCTCACCGCGGCGCAGGTGCGCCAGCTGGGCGAGATCAGCCGGCGCCTCGCGCAGGCCATCGACCCGGCCGAGACCTGGAGTCCCGCGACCGGCGGATCGGCATCCGGCTGA